The genomic interval AGAAAACACCTAAAAATACAGCAATCCGAGGTATCAAACCTTGGTTTATACTACCTATATAAAAAAATCAGAAACAAGGTAGATGTAAACATATATGAGATGAAGCTTTCCAAAAATAACAACAAAATCGTAACAACACCTGGAAAAATAGAACTCAAATTCTGTCCAGACCTAAATTGGGAATCAATAGCAAGAACACTAAGCATCATAAGCGAAATCGATAACAACGCACACCACGAGATAACAGTCAAAATGAAATACAACGAAATCGAAAGATATGAAAAAGAAGGATATGTATTAGTCTCATACGGCAAAATAGAAGGAGACCAATACCGCGTAATATTCGAAATCCCCTTCTCACGAACATCAGCACTAAAAAAATTCGCCCTATCCATATACAACTCAAACAACCAACAAAACAAAGACGTAGTTTGGAATGGAGGAAACAAAAGAATCGCAACCCTCTACGACGAACTAAACCAATACAACTGGAAAATCGAAAAACTACAGCTAATGGGAGAAAAAGACATAAGAATCGAATTCACAGACAAACCACAAAACAAAGAAATAGATAAAATAATCGAAAAAAAAATAACCTAAACACATTTTTTAATAAAATAAACTGGAGTGTCACCTGTGAGCAAAATAACAAAAAACTCTATGAAAGTAATAGGAAAACACCTACAAGAAGTAGGAAACGAAATAAACGAAGAATCAATCGATAAAGCAGTTCAAGAAATAACAAACGCAAACAAAATATTCGTAGTCGGCGCAGGCAGATCAGGCCTCGCAGCAAAAATGTTTGCAATGAGACTAATGCATTTAGGATTAAATGTATACGTAGTCGGAGAAACAATCAACCCAGCCCTCGAAAAAAACGACCTAGTAATAGCAATAACCGGATCCGGAGAAACCTCATCAACAGTTGAAGTCTCCAAAACAACAAAAAAACTCGGAGCAAGACTCGTATCAATAACCAGCTCCCCAAACTCAACAATATCAAAACTATCAGACGACTCAATAACAATAAGAGACGAATTCTCAAACACAGAAATAACACAAAAAGAAATAGCACCCCTAGGAACACTATTCGAACTAACAGCAGCAGTCCTAATGGACTCAATAATCTCAGAACTAATGAACGTCATGAACAAAAACGAAGAAGACCTATCAAACAAACACGCAACACTCGAATAACACACACCCCAAAAATAAACCCCAAACCAAAAACAAACCAAAAAACAACAAAAACAGGAAAATGAAGAAATATTCAAAACGAATAGAAAAACTAAAACCCTCTGGGATAAGAGAACTATTCGATCAAGTTGGTCCAGAAACAGTAAACCTAGGTATTGGAGAGCCAGACTACCAAACCCCAGAATACATAAAAAAAGCTGGTATAAGAGCAATAAACGATGGCTACACAACATACACACCAAACAAGGGACTACCAACTCTCCGAAAAGCAATAACCAACTATCTGACCAAATACGATATAAAAACAAATCCAGAAAGAATAATAGTCACCTCCGGAGCAAGTGAAGCACTACATCTAGCAACGCAAACATACATCAACAATGGAGACCACGTACTAATACCAGATCCAGGTTTTGTATCATACCGCCCATTAACCAAAATAGCCGGAGGGAAACCAAAACCCCTACCATTAAAACCTCAAGACAACTTTAAAATAAACCCAGAAACATTAAAAGAAAAAATAACACAAAAAACAAAAGTCCTATTCCTAAACTCCCCATCAAACCCAACAGGTGCAATAAACAATCCAAAAGACATCAAAGCAACAACAGAAATAGCAAAAGACCACAACATAACAATAATCTCAGACGAAGTCTACTCTGAAATCATATATGAAGATAAACATACAAGCCCAGCCAAATACAACCCAAACATAATCACAATCAACGGAATGTCAAAAACATACGCAATGACAGGATGGAGAATTGGATACATAACCGCCCCAAAACAAGATATCAACCAAATGCTAAAAATACATCAATACATCCAAGCCTGCGCACCATCAATCTCCCAAAAAGCAGCAGCAACAGCACTAAACAAAGACACCAAATTCATACAAAAAACCATTGAAAAACTGAAACAAAAAAGAAACCTAATATACGAAGGCCTAAAAAACACAGAAATAAAACTAAACAAACCAGAAGGAAGTTTCTACGCATACCCCGACACATCCAAAAAAGGAACAGACAAACAAGTAACCAAAAAACTACTGGAAAACAACATAATCACAATCCCAGGAAGAAACTTCGGAACACAAAAAACAAACCAAAACCACATAAGAATCTCATACGCCACAAACAAAAAAGATCTCAAAAAATTCATCAAAACCATACAAAAAATCTAAAAAGACCATATAAATTCAACCCAATTAAATTAAACCAAATCAACTTGTCTGGTTTTTATTTTTAATTCCTTATTTTAAATCTACAGATAAGACAATTTCATAATTATAAATTTAGGCAAGGAAGGATTTGATACAAAATTTTTGGAAAAACTAGATTTTTAATGGATAGCCCCGAGCGGATTCGAACCGCTGTCGTCGGGTCCAAAACCCGATAGGATTGACCACTACCCTACGGGGCTACATTAAATAGAAACCAACTTAATAGGGTGTTTCTAAAACTGCATCCAAAATCATTCTTCCATAGATATAAATTTTAGGCACAAAAACTCTAAAAAAACTCTGGTATATTAATTTAGTATTTATTTAGATTTTGATACAGTTTAGTATTCCATGACAGCTACATGAAGTTCCTATAGATAATGTAGCACCACTTTCTAATTGGTGTATATCTTTGATTAGTTTCTGTATGTCACTTCCTTCTATGTATCCCGCTCCATTTATTCCATGGCTGATTAAAACATTATGATAATCGGAAAAACCTTCAATGGCTTCGTCAAGTATATCACTCATCAAGCCGTTTTTATTTTTTTGTGTTGCTGTACAGATATCTATTGGTTGTGGACAGTTCTCTGAACATTCACCTTCTTGCATATACGAAGTGATTAAAACTCCATTTTCATAATCTTTTGTTAAAATAAGGTCATCCGGCACTTCATTAACTATTTCTTTAAAAATTGAAGGCTCTATACTTTTAACTTCAAAACCGTTGTTTGTCAAAATTTTTTTAGATATTCTACCTAGAAAATGTCCTGGAATAGCTGGAACAACAATTTTTGGAAAAACTACCTCGGTTAGTTCGATAAAACAGTCGGTTGCATCTCCTTTTAAAAAACCTATTACCCCTGAATCTATTTCGCTGTAAGCATTAGATATATCTACTTCAATGTCTACAAAATCTATGGCTTTTTCACGGTCTATATCTACTACCAATACTTTTGCATCACGATCCTTGAACCATTGACTAGCTTTCTTACCAAAAAAACCGCCTCCAGCAACAAAAACAAGGGTATCTTTAAAATTATTTTTCATTAACTATAGATACGTTTAAAAGAACAAAAATGGTTAAGGCCTTATTAAATTGTTTTTATTAAACCAGAGGTTAAGACATCTATTTTTTGTCTGACGTTTTTTTTTAATTTAATATAAAAAAAGAAATCCATATCTATTTATCGAACTAACTTAATTGATTGATGTCAAAAGTAGTTTTGTTGTATGGTTCTTCTGAAGGACAGACTGAGAAGATAATTCAAAATATATCTGAAAAATTAAATGAGTTTGGACATAAAACGGATGTCTACGATCTGAAAAATTCTAAGATTAAAATAGATTTATCTGGGTATGATGGAGCGATTGTTGGAGCTTCAATCCATGTAGGAAAACACCAGAAATACGTTGTTAATTATGTAGATAGAAATGTGGAAAGGTTGAATCAAATACCTACAGCTTTCTTTACTGTTAATTTAACCGCACACGATAAAAGTGAAGAAGCAAAGCAAAACGTAGATAAGATGATTGAAGAGTTCCTTACTCTAACAAAACTTGAACCAGAGATGACAAAAGCATTTCCTGGAGCCCTTAAGTTCAGCCGTTATGGTTTTATTAAAAGATTATTCATGAAAATTATATCTAAAAAATTAACGGATGGAGATACATCTGAAGATATTGAGTTTACCGATTGGGTTGAAGTCGATGAATTTGCAAAAAAATATTCAGAACTCCTATATACATAAATTTAAAGTGGTTTTGTTGATTTCTAATAAAAAGGATATAGTTTTAACACTATTTCTTGATCTGTGTTTTATAGTACTGGTATTCTAGTTTTTTGTAGGTCCCTATTAAACGGTTTTTAATGGCTGTTTCTCCAAATGCCATTAATCCGTTTTTACCGAACTGAACAAATAGGCTTTTTATTTCACTGGCTTTTTTTCTTTTATTGTTGGGGTCAAGGTTGTTCGCTAGGGCTTTACTCTGTTTAAATGCATTGAAACCGGTTTTATATGAAAAGTTTATGCAGTCACCTACTCCATAAATATCTTTGTATTTTGTTTTGAGATATTTGTCAACTTTTATTCCTTTTTTATCTGTATTAAAAATTTTTTGAATGATTTTCGAAGCCTGGATCCCACCTGCCCAAACAATAAGTTGTGAATCTATTTTTTCACCAGTATCTAGAGTTATAGTGTTTCCATCGATTGAAGTGACTTTTTTGTTCCCAATAAAATCTATTCCTTTAGTATTAAACTGTTTAATGGCTTTATCACCAGCTTTTCTAGAAAGATTTGAAAGCGGTTTTTCACTTGAATCAACCACTGTAACGTCAAGCCCTATGTTGTTAAGTTCGAATGCTAATTCAACCCCTACATACCCACCGCCAACCAAAACTACTTCACTACTATTAAACGCTTTTTTACGTAATTTAAGAGCATCATTCCAATTATAAAAACGTTCAACATCTGATATATCTATACCATGGGTGTTTACGTCGCTACCTAAAGCTAAAACAAGTTTATCATAACCTATTTCACTTGAACCCAGTTCTACTGTTTTTTTGTCTGAATCTATATCGATTACAACATCATTTATATAATTAATTTCGGTTTCGGCTATCAGATTCTCTATTTCAAACCGATACCTATCATAATCTTCGTTTCTAAAGAAATATTTTAAACCCGGAGTGTAAACATGATGTTTATCTTTAGAAACTAAAGTTATATCTAAGTTTGGATTGGATGAAGCATATAAAGCTGTGTTTAATCCACCAAACCCCCCACCCAGTATACATACCTCTATACTATTTTTAGACATCAATATCGATTAATTAACTTATATACGTGACATACTTCCCGCCCTGAAGGATAGGGCTTCCAGAGAAGGTTGTTGGTTTAACCTGAACCTTATTCTCTGTGGTGTTGCCACAACACCACTAGTCTCCATTCCCAATTTGGTTTCAAGCATACCTATACCTGCCTTGTTTTGTCCATACTTGTTGTTTTGTGGACATGTTTTGGTCAAGCAATAGTCTACTGCTATCTAAACAATCATTATCTATGGCTATTATATCTATCGGGCCTGTATCCCCTTCCTAAAGGAAGAGGGTCTTAGCCCTGTTTTAAGATAACAATGTTGGGACTCTTTCTGCACTTTTTTGATGTTTAATTGGATTTTGATATCTAAGGTTTTGATGCCTAAAATCCTATTTTATAGATGTAAAGGAAGGTTTTTTGGTTTGTTTTTTTTGTTTAGACGTGGTATACGCTGTCGAAGTCTTTTTGGTTTGTTTTTTCATCTGAGCTGTCTGAATCCTGTATTTTTTTGAATCTATCGATGTGGTTTTTAAGCCAGTTGTGTAGTGATATTGCTTGGCTGGGTGTCATTCTTATAGTGCATTCTTCTATTTCGTCGAAGATTATTTCTTTGTCTTTACTTTCGTTGTGGTTGATTTGGGAGGAAATAACTATCATT from Methanonatronarchaeum thermophilum carries:
- the hxlB gene encoding 6-phospho-3-hexuloisomerase, whose amino-acid sequence is MSKITKNSMKVIGKHLQEVGNEINEESIDKAVQEITNANKIFVVGAGRSGLAAKMFAMRLMHLGLNVYVVGETINPALEKNDLVIAITGSGETSSTVEVSKTTKKLGARLVSITSSPNSTISKLSDDSITIRDEFSNTEITQKEIAPLGTLFELTAAVLMDSIISELMNVMNKNEEDLSNKHATLE
- a CDS encoding pyridoxal phosphate-dependent aminotransferase; the encoded protein is MKKYSKRIEKLKPSGIRELFDQVGPETVNLGIGEPDYQTPEYIKKAGIRAINDGYTTYTPNKGLPTLRKAITNYLTKYDIKTNPERIIVTSGASEALHLATQTYINNGDHVLIPDPGFVSYRPLTKIAGGKPKPLPLKPQDNFKINPETLKEKITQKTKVLFLNSPSNPTGAINNPKDIKATTEIAKDHNITIISDEVYSEIIYEDKHTSPAKYNPNIITINGMSKTYAMTGWRIGYITAPKQDINQMLKIHQYIQACAPSISQKAAATALNKDTKFIQKTIEKLKQKRNLIYEGLKNTEIKLNKPEGSFYAYPDTSKKGTDKQVTKKLLENNIITIPGRNFGTQKTNQNHIRISYATNKKDLKKFIKTIQKI
- the hemG gene encoding menaquinone-dependent protoporphyrinogen IX dehydrogenase, producing the protein MSKVVLLYGSSEGQTEKIIQNISEKLNEFGHKTDVYDLKNSKIKIDLSGYDGAIVGASIHVGKHQKYVVNYVDRNVERLNQIPTAFFTVNLTAHDKSEEAKQNVDKMIEEFLTLTKLEPEMTKAFPGALKFSRYGFIKRLFMKIISKKLTDGDTSEDIEFTDWVEVDEFAKKYSELLYT
- a CDS encoding NAD(P)/FAD-dependent oxidoreductase; protein product: MSKNSIEVCILGGGFGGLNTALYASSNPNLDITLVSKDKHHVYTPGLKYFFRNEDYDRYRFEIENLIAETEINYINDVVIDIDSDKKTVELGSSEIGYDKLVLALGSDVNTHGIDISDVERFYNWNDALKLRKKAFNSSEVVLVGGGYVGVELAFELNNIGLDVTVVDSSEKPLSNLSRKAGDKAIKQFNTKGIDFIGNKKVTSIDGNTITLDTGEKIDSQLIVWAGGIQASKIIQKIFNTDKKGIKVDKYLKTKYKDIYGVGDCINFSYKTGFNAFKQSKALANNLDPNNKRKKASEIKSLFVQFGKNGLMAFGETAIKNRLIGTYKKLEYQYYKTQIKK